One genomic window of bacterium includes the following:
- a CDS encoding alcohol dehydrogenase catalytic domain-containing protein: MQAIQKSSIDPGLTYLSNAKVPEATTPHDVIIKVRATGICGTDVHIYAAKPSLMNRMRSRLPLTIGHEFCGQIEAMGRGVEGLEVGQFVSAEMHWTCGQCYNCRTGNGNWCLSQTVGGIDQPGAFADFVNIPASAIVPLPPDLPLEVAAYLDAIGNSVYTVRSVDVVGKDVAITGAGPLGILAVALCRIMGAKKIYVTDISDYVLRVAKDEGADAVFNVSDERQHQEFLKICTADQGKRGVDAVLEMSGAPSAYADALQVLRMGGHFVLLGLPSGDMSINFSSDVVLKGITIHGIFGRRIFNTWMDMLALLQGEFLKTAKRVVTHHFALADFERGFQTKLAGEGLKVVLYPGGLPKAA; this comes from the coding sequence ATGCAAGCCATTCAGAAGAGTTCTATCGATCCCGGCCTTACTTATCTTAGTAACGCAAAAGTCCCCGAAGCCACAACGCCCCACGACGTCATTATCAAAGTCCGCGCAACCGGGATCTGCGGAACTGACGTGCACATTTATGCCGCCAAGCCATCTCTCATGAACAGAATGCGTTCCCGTCTGCCGTTGACGATTGGCCACGAGTTTTGCGGCCAGATCGAAGCAATGGGTCGAGGAGTGGAGGGCTTGGAGGTCGGCCAGTTTGTTTCCGCTGAAATGCACTGGACTTGCGGACAATGTTATAACTGCCGCACCGGCAACGGCAATTGGTGTCTTTCGCAAACAGTCGGTGGAATAGATCAACCCGGGGCCTTCGCGGACTTTGTAAACATCCCCGCATCCGCAATAGTTCCCCTCCCCCCTGACCTGCCATTGGAAGTCGCGGCCTATCTTGATGCGATCGGCAATTCTGTCTATACCGTTCGCAGCGTGGATGTAGTCGGTAAGGACGTGGCGATCACCGGCGCCGGACCACTCGGAATTCTGGCTGTGGCGTTGTGCCGAATCATGGGTGCAAAGAAGATCTATGTGACCGACATATCCGATTACGTTCTCAGAGTCGCTAAAGATGAAGGCGCAGACGCCGTGTTCAACGTGAGTGACGAGAGACAACACCAAGAATTCTTGAAGATTTGCACAGCGGATCAGGGTAAGCGCGGCGTGGATGCCGTGTTGGAGATGTCCGGTGCTCCTTCCGCTTATGCAGACGCTTTGCAAGTGCTGCGGATGGGGGGCCACTTCGTGCTACTCGGGCTTCCGTCGGGAGACATGTCCATTAACTTCTCGTCAGACGTCGTCCTGAAAGGGATCACGATTCACGGTATCTTCGGGAGGCGCATCTTCAATACCTGGATGGATATGCTGGCCCTGTTGCAGGGAGAGTTCCTCAAGACTGCTAAGCGAGTCGTCACGCACCACTTCGCCTTAGCCGATTTCGAGCGTGGTTTTCAGACGAAGCTTGCGGGTGAGGGCTTGAAGGTCGTGCTCTATCCCGGTGGACTTCCCAAGGCTGCCTAA
- a CDS encoding helix-turn-helix domain-containing protein: protein MNLDTFPCQNPSCPDFNKTGAGNINLYTRYGRKQVRLLICKTCGRTFSELKGTPFWDSRLDWDTIEKIYRSLLKGSGIRATAREFNLSKNTVKRYLRLANKDYQTVLNFLQERGVVSNGDSQLRELLNQFTSRRQASDRASMAAV from the coding sequence ATGAACCTGGACACATTTCCCTGTCAGAATCCAAGCTGCCCGGACTTCAACAAGACCGGCGCTGGTAATATCAATCTCTACACGCGTTACGGTCGCAAACAAGTTCGTCTGCTGATCTGCAAGACGTGCGGCCGGACCTTCAGTGAGCTCAAAGGCACGCCTTTCTGGGACAGCCGGCTCGATTGGGACACCATCGAGAAGATCTATCGCAGTCTGCTGAAGGGCAGTGGCATCCGTGCAACGGCGCGTGAATTCAATCTCTCCAAAAACACCGTCAAGCGCTATCTTCGCCTTGCCAATAAAGACTATCAGACTGTATTGAACTTCCTGCAGGAGCGGGGGGTGGTTTCCAACGGCGATTCACAGCTCCGTGAACTGTTGAATCAATTCACAAGCCGCCGCCAAGCCTCCGACCGCGCCTCGATGGCAGCCGTGTAA
- the dinB gene encoding DNA polymerase IV, producing MSKVIFHVDLDQFFAAVEMRDNPNLRGKPILVGGSPGGRGIVTTASYEARKYGVRSGMPMHEALQKCPQAICVRSDTSRYVDASRRVRDVLIDYTDRVEFISIDEAAMDVTDVVWHWPGVGALAHEIQERIEREVGVTASVGAAASRCVAKLASGMNKPRGFTHIPPSKIGEIMGPLPIEEMNGIGPATSHVLHGLGIRTLHELAIYPTEILRRKLGVRGPELQLLARGGGNSTVMRSDELPPEKSMSHETTFHEDQTSADAILGRMMLLAEKVARRMRTARLTGRVVTVKIRYKGFETVHQQRKLARFVYMESDIFMAAKKIFEEIYDPSRPVRLVGVDVSQLVPMARVLQQELFAPRQDRDALTHACDDIKEKFGANLIGYAGNMLGPKDRFHSARRGREFGAISFRFNGMNGR from the coding sequence ATGAGCAAAGTCATCTTCCACGTCGATCTCGATCAATTTTTCGCCGCCGTCGAGATGCGTGACAATCCAAACCTGCGCGGCAAGCCGATTCTGGTCGGCGGATCTCCCGGCGGACGCGGCATCGTCACGACGGCGTCTTACGAAGCCCGCAAGTACGGTGTGCGCTCAGGAATGCCCATGCACGAAGCTCTGCAGAAGTGCCCGCAGGCCATCTGTGTGCGCTCCGATACGAGCCGTTACGTGGATGCGTCGCGGCGGGTGCGGGACGTGCTGATTGATTACACCGACCGCGTGGAGTTCATCTCGATTGATGAAGCCGCCATGGACGTGACCGACGTCGTCTGGCATTGGCCGGGTGTCGGAGCATTGGCCCATGAAATTCAGGAGCGCATCGAACGCGAAGTGGGAGTCACGGCATCCGTCGGCGCGGCGGCTTCGCGCTGCGTGGCGAAACTTGCCTCAGGTATGAACAAACCGCGCGGCTTCACGCATATTCCGCCGTCGAAGATTGGCGAAATCATGGGACCGCTTCCGATTGAAGAGATGAACGGCATCGGCCCGGCCACCAGTCACGTCCTGCACGGCTTGGGGATTCGCACGCTGCACGAACTGGCCATCTATCCGACGGAGATTCTGCGCAGGAAGCTCGGCGTGCGCGGCCCCGAGCTGCAGCTGCTCGCGCGGGGCGGAGGCAACAGCACCGTTATGCGCAGTGACGAGCTGCCTCCGGAAAAATCCATGAGCCACGAGACGACGTTCCACGAAGATCAAACGTCTGCCGATGCAATTCTCGGGCGAATGATGTTATTGGCTGAGAAAGTTGCCCGCCGGATGCGCACAGCCCGTTTGACGGGTCGCGTGGTGACGGTGAAAATTCGCTACAAGGGCTTCGAAACGGTGCATCAGCAGAGAAAGCTCGCGCGCTTCGTCTACATGGAGTCGGATATCTTCATGGCGGCGAAAAAGATATTCGAAGAGATCTATGATCCTTCGCGGCCCGTGCGGCTGGTCGGAGTGGATGTTTCACAGTTGGTGCCGATGGCGCGTGTGCTGCAGCAGGAGCTGTTTGCTCCGCGTCAGGATCGCGACGCGCTGACCCATGCCTGTGACGACATCAAGGAGAAATTCGGTGCAAATCTGATTGGCTATGCGGGGAATATGTTGGGCCCCAAGGATCGCTTTCACTCGGCTCGGCGGGGCCGCGAATTCGGTGCAATTTCCTTTCGCTTTAACGGGATGAACGGCAGATGA
- the rpmE gene encoding 50S ribosomal protein L31 — MKPDIHPTYRLVTVECACGNSFQTRANRNEDIMKVEICNACHPFFTGQQKLVDTAGRVDKFLKKYQKFAQK; from the coding sequence ATGAAACCCGATATTCATCCGACATACAGACTGGTTACGGTGGAGTGCGCCTGCGGAAACAGCTTCCAGACGCGCGCTAACCGTAATGAAGACATCATGAAAGTGGAAATCTGCAATGCCTGCCACCCATTTTTCACGGGTCAGCAGAAATTGGTAGATACGGCAGGCCGCGTGGATAAGTTTCTTAAGAAATATCAGAAATTTGCACAGAAATAG
- a CDS encoding DUF1385 domain-containing protein, with protein MNQNSTNRREMSAELAMGGQALIEGVMMRSPHRVAMAARKPDGGIALRAYPYHPITRRNKFYGLPVVRGAIGMVEALKIGIDALNWSAEQSDPDQSVAQKQPSLWERLLGLLSTVTAIAVGLGMFMYLPYLLAKLLVGGEENQVPFHLVAGAGRIAALVGYMWVISKFKDIYRVFQYHGSEHKTIFAYEQGQTLEASQVLKQTRFHPRCGTSFLLIVAISAIIFFVAVDSLVVTFWGPYRNTLTRLLAHLPLIPLVAGLSYEFLRFSAKHVRNPIVNALIQPGLWLQKITTKEPEGAMCEVAICALEEALRDPVETIEVDTVFPPGSHPRAKSPAAVAAMF; from the coding sequence ATGAATCAAAATAGCACGAATCGGCGGGAAATGTCCGCCGAATTGGCCATGGGCGGACAGGCCCTGATCGAAGGTGTGATGATGCGCAGTCCGCACAGAGTGGCGATGGCGGCACGCAAGCCGGACGGGGGGATAGCCTTGAGGGCATACCCGTATCATCCCATCACACGGCGGAATAAGTTCTATGGACTTCCTGTTGTTCGAGGTGCGATTGGAATGGTGGAGGCACTGAAGATCGGGATTGACGCGCTGAACTGGTCGGCCGAGCAATCCGATCCGGATCAATCTGTGGCACAGAAGCAGCCCTCGCTTTGGGAGCGGCTGTTGGGACTGCTGTCGACCGTAACGGCCATCGCGGTAGGGTTGGGCATGTTCATGTACTTGCCTTATCTCCTTGCGAAGCTGCTGGTCGGCGGCGAAGAAAACCAAGTTCCATTTCACTTGGTGGCGGGTGCGGGGCGAATCGCGGCGCTGGTCGGCTACATGTGGGTGATCTCGAAGTTCAAGGACATTTACCGCGTTTTCCAATACCATGGTTCGGAGCACAAGACGATTTTCGCCTACGAGCAGGGTCAAACGCTCGAGGCGTCGCAGGTTTTGAAGCAGACCCGCTTTCATCCGCGCTGTGGGACGAGTTTTCTGCTGATTGTGGCCATTTCCGCGATTATCTTCTTTGTGGCCGTAGACAGCCTTGTGGTGACGTTCTGGGGGCCTTACAGGAACACGCTGACCCGATTGCTGGCGCACCTCCCGCTGATTCCGCTGGTCGCCGGCCTGTCCTATGAGTTTCTGCGGTTTTCGGCCAAGCACGTGCGGAATCCGATTGTCAATGCACTAATACAACCCGGACTTTGGCTGCAGAAGATCACAACCAAGGAGCCGGAGGGTGCCATGTGCGAGGTTGCTATCTGCGCGCTGGAAGAAGCACTCAGAGACCCTGTAGAGACAATTGAAGTGGACACGGTCTTCCCGCCGGGTTCCCATCCGCGGGCGAAGTCTCCGGCGGCCGTCGCAGCCATGTTCTGA
- a CDS encoding YchF family ATPase — protein MNIGIIGAPQSGKTTVFHLLTGTEPDPNALHKRETLRAVTQVPDARVDKLAEMSESRKVIYTTVEYLDTPGLEEGASKQSWFEGVFSGELKNADALALVVRGFELAGALESADPPRDIRRIQDELIFSDLIVIEKRHEKLQKQVRVKSPTAQETMELEVLERAKAQLEAGRPLRVLELGVHEKKALRGFQLLSEKPMLVVLNLSEGDLSNADALAAKLSGTFAHDGMAVIGLSASIEGEIARLDAEERAVFMSDLGITTSARDRIIQASYKLLGLQSFLTTGDKETRAWPIHIGETAVEAAGVIHSDLAKGFIRAEVVHYDDFVRESGYAGCRTKGLIRLEGKEYVVKDGDILVIRHSG, from the coding sequence ATGAATATTGGCATCATCGGTGCCCCGCAATCGGGGAAGACCACCGTTTTCCATCTTTTGACCGGCACAGAGCCTGATCCAAACGCGCTACATAAGCGCGAGACGCTGCGCGCGGTGACACAAGTTCCGGATGCGCGCGTTGACAAGCTTGCGGAGATGAGCGAGTCGCGCAAGGTTATCTACACGACAGTAGAGTATCTCGACACGCCCGGACTCGAGGAGGGCGCGTCGAAGCAGAGCTGGTTTGAGGGAGTGTTCTCGGGCGAACTCAAGAACGCTGACGCGCTGGCGCTGGTCGTGCGCGGGTTTGAGCTGGCTGGAGCGCTGGAATCGGCGGATCCGCCGCGCGACATCCGCCGAATACAAGACGAACTTATCTTCAGCGATCTGATCGTGATTGAAAAGCGGCACGAAAAGCTGCAGAAACAGGTGCGGGTGAAGTCTCCTACCGCTCAGGAGACTATGGAGCTTGAGGTGCTCGAACGTGCCAAGGCGCAGCTTGAAGCGGGACGTCCGTTGCGCGTGCTCGAGCTTGGTGTCCACGAAAAGAAAGCACTACGGGGATTTCAGCTATTGAGTGAGAAGCCAATGCTCGTCGTGTTGAATCTGTCAGAAGGGGATTTGAGTAATGCCGATGCATTGGCCGCTAAACTCTCGGGGACGTTTGCCCACGACGGAATGGCTGTGATCGGACTTTCGGCGAGTATCGAAGGAGAAATCGCACGCCTCGACGCCGAAGAGCGGGCAGTTTTCATGAGCGATTTGGGAATCACCACTTCGGCGCGCGATCGAATCATCCAAGCCAGCTACAAACTGCTCGGTTTACAGAGTTTCTTGACAACAGGCGACAAGGAAACACGGGCGTGGCCGATTCACATTGGAGAGACGGCGGTGGAGGCGGCAGGTGTGATTCACAGCGACCTTGCCAAGGGATTCATTCGGGCGGAGGTGGTTCATTACGACGATTTTGTGCGTGAAAGCGGTTACGCAGGCTGCCGGACGAAAGGATTGATCAGACTCGAGGGGAAAGAATACGTCGTGAAGGACGGGGACATTCTGGTCATCCGGCACAGCGGATAG
- the pilB gene encoding type IV-A pilus assembly ATPase PilB gives MSSRLPNLLISNELITQEQFLIFKSRQKDSGNSVVTELTKLGVVSEDQIAQFISTYYSLELVDLEKIQVPDSVLKLLSKDFIQKYQVLPLSRSGKTLRVALVDPSIDFVLEDIKFITGFNVQPVVCTETQFLRAIERYYQMGGTLNKILADMGDDTGVEVVAQSNDPELDRLKEEVETAPVVKLVDGILTDAINKQASDIHLEPYETQFRVRFRIDGVLVEVMSPPNHLKAAISSRIKIMAKLNIAERRVPQDGHIKMKLGERTVDLRVSTLPTLFGEKIVMRILDKSNLTLDLTAFGFSEKAYADFEKAIRSPHGLILVTGPTGSGKTTTLYSVLSKINTPTVNTMTAEDPVEYNFAGLNQVQVKEEVNLTFATALKAFLRQDPDIIMIGEIRDQETGSIAVRAALTGHLVLSTLHTNSAAATITRMVDMGLERFLVSSSVNLVVAQRLLRKICKKCKIPVEVHPEALREVGMDPEHYKGHTFYHGAGCLECNSTGYRGRTGIYEVMPMTPRLREMVLEGKNTHEIEELAVKEGMLTLRMDAVEKFKNGVTTIEEVLRITGEGH, from the coding sequence ATGAGTTCGCGGCTTCCCAACTTGCTAATCAGCAACGAGCTGATCACGCAGGAACAATTTCTGATCTTCAAGTCGCGTCAGAAGGACTCGGGCAATTCGGTTGTCACCGAACTGACAAAATTGGGTGTTGTCAGTGAAGACCAGATTGCGCAGTTCATTAGCACCTATTACAGCCTTGAGCTTGTGGATCTTGAGAAAATTCAAGTTCCAGATTCTGTGCTCAAGCTGCTATCGAAGGATTTCATCCAGAAGTACCAGGTTCTGCCGCTCAGTCGTTCGGGGAAGACCTTGCGAGTCGCCCTTGTTGATCCGAGTATTGATTTCGTTCTTGAGGACATCAAGTTTATCACCGGCTTCAACGTGCAGCCGGTGGTATGCACGGAGACTCAATTTCTGCGTGCGATTGAGCGCTACTACCAGATGGGTGGGACGCTCAACAAGATTCTGGCGGACATGGGAGACGACACCGGCGTTGAAGTGGTCGCTCAGTCCAACGATCCGGAACTTGACAGGCTTAAGGAAGAAGTCGAGACCGCGCCGGTTGTCAAGCTGGTGGACGGCATTCTAACCGACGCGATCAACAAGCAGGCATCGGATATTCATCTCGAACCCTATGAAACGCAATTTCGCGTACGATTCCGTATTGACGGAGTACTGGTCGAGGTGATGTCTCCGCCGAACCACTTGAAGGCGGCAATTTCATCGCGCATCAAGATTATGGCCAAGCTTAACATTGCAGAGCGGCGCGTGCCGCAGGACGGCCATATCAAGATGAAGCTTGGCGAACGAACAGTCGACTTGCGAGTATCGACACTCCCAACACTGTTTGGCGAGAAGATCGTGATGCGTATTCTGGACAAGTCCAATCTTACGCTCGATCTGACTGCGTTCGGCTTTTCAGAAAAAGCGTACGCAGACTTTGAAAAGGCAATTCGAAGTCCGCACGGGCTGATCCTCGTCACAGGTCCGACAGGATCAGGAAAGACGACGACGCTTTACAGCGTATTGTCCAAGATCAATACTCCAACAGTAAACACGATGACCGCGGAAGATCCCGTAGAGTACAATTTTGCGGGACTGAATCAGGTTCAAGTGAAGGAAGAAGTGAATCTCACCTTCGCTACGGCATTGAAGGCATTCCTGCGACAAGACCCGGATATCATCATGATTGGTGAGATTCGTGATCAGGAGACGGGTTCAATCGCGGTGCGAGCCGCACTGACGGGCCACTTGGTGTTGTCCACTCTGCACACGAATTCCGCAGCGGCCACCATTACACGTATGGTGGATATGGGATTGGAGAGATTTCTTGTGTCCTCATCGGTCAATCTCGTGGTTGCACAGCGTCTGCTTCGCAAGATCTGCAAGAAGTGCAAGATTCCGGTCGAAGTTCATCCCGAAGCTCTGCGCGAAGTCGGGATGGATCCCGAACACTACAAAGGCCACACGTTCTATCATGGCGCCGGCTGCCTGGAATGCAACAGCACAGGGTATCGGGGACGTACGGGAATCTATGAGGTCATGCCGATGACGCCAAGGCTCCGGGAAATGGTACTTGAAGGGAAGAACACGCACGAAATTGAAGAACTTGCGGTAAAAGAGGGC